TAGAGATGCAACTTTTTTATATTCTCGCACTTCTCCATACTCTTTAAACACTCTTTCAAGTTCACTTTGAGAATATGTATTTACAACTACAGAAGCATCTAAACTTTGATTTTGATTCATTCTCATATCTAAAGTTTCACTTTCAAAACCAAAACCACGCTCTAGTTTATCAAGTTGTAAAGAAGAAACTCCAATATCAGCTAAAACACCTCTAATATCAAAATCTTTAAAGTTATCAAGAACATGTTCAAAATTCCCTTTATTAAAAGTAACTCTTGACGAAAAAGCCTCTAATCTTTTTGCACAAAAAGCTAAAGCTTCATCATCTTGATCATTACATATTAACTTAACATTTTCATTTTGTTCTAATAATCCATTAGTGTGACCACCAAAACCAGTGGTACAATCAATGATATATCCTTCATTAATACTAGAAAAAGCTTCAAGTGTTTCATTATATAGTACGGGAACATGTGGTATTTGCATTCAAATAGTCCTTATTAAAATTAGTATATAATACCCAAAAATATATTTAAGGCTTTTTAAAATGGTAGATAAGGCTACAGTAAAACAATTAAGTGATTTATCTCTTACAATGTTTAGAAAAAACTTCTTTGGAATTTATCATGGAGCAATCTCTGCAAAACTAGATCAAGAGAACTTTGTAATTAATACAAATGATGCAATTTTTGATGAAATGACATCAAGTTCATTTTGTACACTAAATATCAATAAACAAGATTATAGATGGAAAATTGCAAGTATAGAATCACATATTCATGCAACAATATATACAAATATTCATGAAGCAAAATATATAGCCTTTGGAATGCCTATTTATACTACAGCATATACCTTTGAACATGATTCTATAGTTTTCGAAGATTATTTTGGAAAAACAACTTTTGGAGAAATTCCAATTTATGACCCAGGGGAATGTGAGAATTGGTATAGCAGAAACGCTTTAGAAATCACTAGATACTTAAAAGAATCAAAAAACAATGTAATGGTAATCAAAGGTGTTGGTGCTTATGTTTATGATAGAGACATAAATGAACTTGTAAAAAAAATAGCAATTTTAGAAAACTCTTGCAGATTACTTAGTATAAAAACATCATTTTGCTAATAAAATTTATTAAATCATTATTTTTTACATTATTTTTCAATATAAACCCCCAATTTTAGCTATTTTAAAGCTTAGATAGTATAAAGTTTATCAAATTTATTTTAATTAAGGAGTTCATCCATGAACAAAGCTGAATTTATTGACGCAATAGCTGCAAAAGCTGGTTTATCTAAAAAAGACGCAAAAGGTGCAGTTGATTCTGTATTAGAAACAATTACTGAAACATTAGTAAAAAGAGAATCTGTAAGTTTCATTGGTTTTGGTACATTTACTACTGCTGATAGAGCTGCAAGAACTGCTAAAGTTCCAGGAACTGATAAAACAGTTGACGTACCAGCTACTACTGTTGGAAAATTCAAAGTTGGAAAAGCTTTAAAAGAAGCAATTGCTAAAAAATAATTTATTAACTTAAATTAACCAACTTAAAAAAGGATCTACTTTATGTAGATCCTTTTTTTTTAACTCTATTTGTTGCTACTGCTTCATAAGGATTTTCGGGCCAGTAGTGTTTTTTATACTTTCCTCTTAACTCTTTTCGAACTTCTGAATAAGAGTTTTTCCAAAAACTTTCTAAATCATATGTTATTTGAATAGGTCTTTGTGCTGGTGATAATAAATGTATTTGGAGAAATACAGAATTATTTAATATCATTGGTGTTTTCTTTAATCCAAAAACTTCTTGTATTTTTACTTTTAAAATAGGCGTTTTAATATCACTATAATCTATTTTGATATTAGAGCCACTTGGAACTTTTAATGTATTTGGAAGTAATTTTTCTAAAGTTTGTAAATCATCCCATAAAAGCATTGATTGTAAATAAGAATAAGTATCAATACTTTTTAAATCTTTTAATGAATTCATATTTTGTAAAAAAGGTTCTAAGCTATTAATATTTTTTAGTAAACCTTCTTTTGTAAAATCAGGTAAGTTTAAATTTATAGTATTAACATCTTCACTTTTAATATGATGATTTAAAAAACAAACTTTTGATATTAAATCTTGGGCTTTTTTATTCCAAGATAACAAAGCTAAGCCTTCTTTCTTAATTAACTGTATTAACAATCTTGGATATTTTTCTTTTTTAAACTCAATATTAGCATTTGAAAAGAGTTCAAGCTTTAAAAAGTATGTAGATGTTTTAATATCTAAACTATTTTTTTCTTTCTTATATATCACTTCATCTTTTTGTTTTAAAAAAGAAGAAAAATATTTTTTAATATCATCTAAGTTAATAGGACAGGCATGAAGTATATGTGAGTTTTTTTCTTTTGCATTTATGTTTGGTAAAACTAAATATTCACTATTAAAAAGAGTATCTTTACTGTTTAATATTGCACCCTTTTCATTACTTAATTTATATTTATTATCATTTTTAGCTCTTAGTTTTGCAAGTCTATTAGGATATGCAAATAAAAGTAATACACCTAAAATATTTTCTTCAAGGTATTCATTCTTATTTTCTAAAATCGTTATAATTTTTATAAGTTTTTTATAAATAAACTCTGCTTGTTTTAATACCTGTTTTGCTCTAAATTCATTAATATTAAAAGAATTAAATCTTTTTTGCTTTAAAGCTATATATCTTTCATATAAATTGCAAGAGCTAAAAGTATCTTTAAAAATATCATTTTCTAAAAGCATTGATGTAATTAAACAAGCTTGCTTTGCATAGCCTAATTCATTTGCTTTTAGTATCATATTTGCAAATCTAGGATGAATTCCTAAAGATAAACACTGCTTACCCTCTTTTGTAATATTACCTTTATTATCTAACATATTTAAATTTAGTAGTAAGTTTTTTGAGGAATCAATAATTTCTAAACTTGGGTAATCTAAAAGTTTTAATTCACTTAAATCTTCAACTCCCCATAAAGCAACTTCAAGTAAAAAAGATGATAAATCAGCTCTTAAAATTTCAGGTTTTGATGTTTGCTCTAAAATCCTGTT
This sequence is a window from Poseidonibacter parvus. Protein-coding genes within it:
- the hrpB gene encoding ATP-dependent helicase HrpB, encoding MTKNNMKQLPIHEIIPTLKKSLENKKRVVLQASAGAGKSTIVPISFLEANWLKHRTIIMLEPRRMAAKNVALQMARLLGEEIGQRVGYQVKMDSCFSKDTKILVVTEGILTRKLQNDQALEDIALIIFDEFHERSIHSDLSLALSLQSQELLRDDLKILLMSATLNTKEISSLLENAEVIKSEGRMYDIEDVYLNQDIKHPTLETLNDILLKTILSSINKDEGDILVFLPGLKEIKYLEEKLKLKVSNKEINILPLHSSLTQKDQEKAIGKNENRKVILSTNIAQTSLTIEGIKVVIDSGLQKQTRFNSSNDMNHLEYCFISKEASIQRAGRAGRLSSGKCYKLWHKNRILEQTSKPEILRADLSSFLLEVALWGVEDLSELKLLDYPSLEIIDSSKNLLLNLNMLDNKGNITKEGKQCLSLGIHPRFANMILKANELGYAKQACLITSMLLENDIFKDTFSSCNLYERYIALKQKRFNSFNINEFRAKQVLKQAEFIYKKLIKIITILENKNEYLEENILGVLLLFAYPNRLAKLRAKNDNKYKLSNEKGAILNSKDTLFNSEYLVLPNINAKEKNSHILHACPINLDDIKKYFSSFLKQKDEVIYKKEKNSLDIKTSTYFLKLELFSNANIEFKKEKYPRLLIQLIKKEGLALLSWNKKAQDLISKVCFLNHHIKSEDVNTINLNLPDFTKEGLLKNINSLEPFLQNMNSLKDLKSIDTYSYLQSMLLWDDLQTLEKLLPNTLKVPSGSNIKIDYSDIKTPILKVKIQEVFGLKKTPMILNNSVFLQIHLLSPAQRPIQITYDLESFWKNSYSEVRKELRGKYKKHYWPENPYEAVATNRVKKKGST
- a CDS encoding class II aldolase and adducin N-terminal domain-containing protein, whose amino-acid sequence is MVDKATVKQLSDLSLTMFRKNFFGIYHGAISAKLDQENFVINTNDAIFDEMTSSSFCTLNINKQDYRWKIASIESHIHATIYTNIHEAKYIAFGMPIYTTAYTFEHDSIVFEDYFGKTTFGEIPIYDPGECENWYSRNALEITRYLKESKNNVMVIKGVGAYVYDRDINELVKKIAILENSCRLLSIKTSFC
- the rsmH gene encoding 16S rRNA (cytosine(1402)-N(4))-methyltransferase RsmH, encoding MQIPHVPVLYNETLEAFSSINEGYIIDCTTGFGGHTNGLLEQNENVKLICNDQDDEALAFCAKRLEAFSSRVTFNKGNFEHVLDNFKDFDIRGVLADIGVSSLQLDKLERGFGFESETLDMRMNQNQSLDASVVVNTYSQSELERVFKEYGEVREYKKVASLIVNNRPFTSAKQIAQLLSQKMSKGKIHPATLPFQGIRIEVNDELGVLKRLFDSLADAKLENCIVAIISFHSLEDRIVKQYFKKWTKSCICPPEAFRCECGNNHALGKILTKKPIIPTKEEIKKNPRSRSSKLRIFKFD
- a CDS encoding HU family DNA-binding protein, whose protein sequence is MNKAEFIDAIAAKAGLSKKDAKGAVDSVLETITETLVKRESVSFIGFGTFTTADRAARTAKVPGTDKTVDVPATTVGKFKVGKALKEAIAKK